The Clostridium sporogenes genome contains a region encoding:
- a CDS encoding glycosyltransferase: MKKILNILAQRPDKTGSGMYLQALVKEADKNGYKQAVIAGISAKDKQVTFSSKNPITFFPVIFETSNLPFPIVGMSDVMPYESTKYKDLSIDMLKKWKISFSSVIKKAIDEFNPDIIICHHLWILTALVKELYPNKKIIAFCHGTDLRQFESFKNSTNPISKEILNYVITNCNNLEAVIVSHKDEKMRVIESYKINKNKVYIAGTGFNPDTFYINEKKINSNKIKIVYAGKLSYSKGVPFLINSINLIKKYVNNIELYLAGSGAGDETISIIKLCNHNSCNFNINVLGSISQKKLSDLFRECDILVLPSLYEGLPLVLIEAMACGLKIVCTELPGIKEWMGETINNSSIIEYVPMPKLKNIDTIVPEEIPNFEHNLALFIEKQIKNDLVINTKLKDAIGSKSWAKAFSNIEKLF; encoded by the coding sequence ATGAAAAAAATACTAAACATATTAGCTCAAAGGCCTGACAAAACTGGAAGTGGTATGTATCTTCAAGCCCTTGTTAAAGAAGCTGATAAAAATGGTTATAAGCAAGCTGTAATAGCTGGTATATCAGCAAAGGATAAACAGGTAACTTTTTCTTCAAAAAATCCTATTACATTTTTTCCTGTAATATTTGAAACTTCAAATTTACCTTTTCCTATTGTAGGTATGAGCGATGTAATGCCTTATGAAAGTACAAAATATAAAGATTTATCCATAGATATGCTAAAAAAATGGAAAATTTCTTTCTCATCAGTTATAAAAAAAGCTATTGATGAATTTAATCCAGACATAATAATATGTCACCATTTATGGATTTTAACTGCTTTAGTAAAGGAGCTATATCCAAATAAAAAAATTATAGCTTTTTGCCATGGAACAGATTTAAGACAATTTGAATCCTTTAAAAATAGTACTAACCCTATTTCAAAAGAAATATTAAATTATGTAATAACTAATTGTAATAATTTAGAAGCTGTAATAGTATCTCATAAAGATGAAAAAATGCGGGTTATAGAATCCTATAAAATAAATAAAAATAAAGTATATATTGCAGGTACAGGTTTTAATCCAGATACTTTTTATATAAATGAAAAAAAAATTAATTCAAATAAAATTAAAATAGTCTATGCTGGCAAACTAAGCTATTCCAAGGGAGTACCTTTTTTAATTAATTCAATTAACCTAATAAAAAAATATGTGAATAATATAGAACTTTACTTAGCTGGTTCTGGGGCTGGTGATGAAACTATAAGTATAATTAAATTATGTAACCACAATTCTTGTAATTTTAATATAAATGTTTTAGGATCTATTTCTCAGAAAAAATTATCTGACTTATTTAGAGAATGTGATATACTAGTACTTCCTTCTTTATATGAAGGCTTACCTTTAGTATTAATAGAAGCTATGGCCTGTGGACTAAAAATAGTTTGTACAGAACTGCCCGGTATAAAGGAATGGATGGGAGAAACAATTAATAATAGTAGCATTATAGAATATGTTCCTATGCCTAAATTAAAAAATATAGATACTATAGTTCCTGAAGAAATACCTAATTTTGAACATAATCTAGCTTTATTTATAGAAAAACAAATTAAAAATGATTTAGTAATAAATACTAAGCTTAAAGATGCTATAGGGAGCAAATCCTGGGCAAAGGCCTTCTCAAATATAGAAAAGTTATTTTAA
- a CDS encoding PHP-associated domain-containing protein, giving the protein MIIDTHIHESKYSLDSEISLEEIVKRAKEIGLDGVCITDHESSDIMDEAHAYSKATGFLILVGAEILTYEGDVLVFGLKDIPKKKMHAKDLLRIVYENNGVAISAHPYRNNNRGMGNYIREAKMLGLSGVEAFNGSTEPHQNLLAYSLATELNLPCIGSSDAHVIENVGKYATVFPNSIRDERDLIQAIKENNVCPAIYDNGGYKHIDIYNKVINNLDNKIYKII; this is encoded by the coding sequence ATGATAATAGATACTCATATACATGAAAGTAAATATTCATTAGATAGCGAAATATCTTTGGAAGAAATAGTGAAAAGAGCAAAAGAAATAGGATTAGATGGAGTTTGTATAACAGACCATGAAAGTAGCGATATTATGGATGAAGCACATGCTTATTCAAAAGCTACAGGATTTTTAATACTTGTTGGTGCTGAAATACTTACATATGAAGGTGATGTATTAGTATTTGGATTAAAAGATATACCTAAGAAAAAAATGCATGCTAAAGATTTATTAAGAATAGTATATGAGAATAATGGAGTAGCCATTAGTGCGCACCCATATAGAAATAACAATAGAGGTATGGGTAATTATATAAGAGAAGCAAAAATGTTAGGTTTATCTGGAGTAGAAGCTTTTAATGGTAGTACAGAACCACATCAAAATTTATTAGCCTATTCCTTAGCTACTGAGTTAAATCTCCCATGTATAGGGTCTAGCGATGCGCATGTTATAGAAAATGTGGGTAAATATGCTACTGTATTTCCAAATAGTATAAGAGATGAAAGAGATCTAATACAAGCTATAAAAGAGAATAATGTTTGTCCTGCTATATATGATAATGGAGGATATAAACATATAGATATATATAATAAAGTAATTAATAATTTAGATAATAAAATATATAAAATTATATAG
- a CDS encoding dUTP diphosphatase, whose product MNLKKLFELQENLDEHITKNHSLQGKSLLSEKILALQVELAELANETRCFKYWSIKSPSNKSTILEEYVDCIHFILTLGLEQNFKDLTLQPKNSNYSLTEQFLNLYIDINDFMICSSKDHYITLFEDFLDLGINLGFSEKDVEEAYLKKNNINHDRQNNGY is encoded by the coding sequence ATGAATTTAAAAAAGTTATTTGAACTTCAAGAAAATCTAGATGAACATATAACAAAAAATCATTCTCTACAAGGTAAATCCCTATTAAGTGAAAAAATTTTAGCTCTACAAGTTGAACTAGCTGAATTAGCTAATGAAACTAGATGTTTTAAATATTGGAGTATCAAATCACCTTCAAATAAATCTACTATACTTGAAGAATATGTGGATTGTATTCATTTTATTTTAACATTAGGATTAGAGCAAAACTTTAAGGATTTAACTCTGCAACCTAAAAATTCAAACTACAGTTTAACTGAACAATTTTTAAATCTTTATATAGATATAAATGATTTTATGATCTGTTCCTCTAAAGATCACTATATTACTTTATTTGAAGATTTTCTAGACTTAGGAATTAATTTAGGATTCTCAGAAAAAGATGTAGAAGAAGCTTACTTAAAAAAAAATAATATAAATCATGACAGGCAAAATAATGGTTATTAA
- a CDS encoding DMT family transporter yields MMGIIYSIISGLAMTLQGVFNTRLGDKIGMWETNTFVQGTGFIITIIIWMLAGDGNFKNIKNANKLYLLGGALGVIIIYTVMKGIGSLGPTCAIGIILVSQLTSAGIIDAFGFFDSQVIKFGANKLIGVIVMLIGIIIFKCKG; encoded by the coding sequence ATGATGGGAATAATATATTCAATAATATCAGGCTTAGCTATGACTTTGCAAGGAGTCTTCAATACTCGTTTAGGCGATAAAATAGGTATGTGGGAAACCAATACCTTTGTGCAAGGAACTGGATTTATAATAACTATTATAATTTGGATGTTAGCTGGTGATGGTAATTTTAAAAATATAAAAAATGCTAATAAGTTATATTTATTAGGAGGAGCTTTAGGAGTTATTATTATTTATACAGTAATGAAAGGCATTGGGTCTTTAGGTCCTACCTGTGCTATAGGTATAATATTAGTATCCCAACTTACCTCTGCAGGAATAATAGATGCCTTTGGATTTTTTGATTCCCAGGTTATAAAATTTGGTGCTAATAAACTTATAGGAGTTATAGTAATGTTAATTGGTATAATCATATTTAAATGTAAAGGTTAA
- a CDS encoding selenium metabolism-associated LysR family transcriptional regulator, whose amino-acid sequence MDFKQIEAFISVAKYKSFSKAANSVFLSQPAISSHIATLEKELSVQLFDRTSKEVLLTPAGNSFLKYALEILNARDKAVCCLSNFNNTVCGKLTLTASSTPCNTIIPDLVKGFENKFPDVSFNVLEQSSGEVLDNLLNFNSEIGIIGDLISDDKIKTYKLVEDNLVLISNPSLNIPDEIDAESISKYKFVLRKKSSATRKTFENNLKKSGIDPSTLEVCCEVNNLDTIFQFVKTGVGVSVISEKVYNGYLGLNSIKKSKITNLNLKRSLYLAICSKRTLTPTAKAFFDFCLDYFDIHKSNQ is encoded by the coding sequence ATGGATTTTAAACAAATAGAAGCTTTTATAAGTGTAGCTAAATATAAAAGTTTCTCTAAAGCAGCTAATTCAGTATTTTTATCACAACCTGCTATAAGTTCTCATATAGCTACTTTAGAAAAAGAACTTAGTGTGCAACTTTTCGATAGAACATCTAAGGAAGTCTTATTAACCCCTGCTGGCAACTCCTTCTTAAAATATGCACTAGAAATTTTAAATGCTAGAGATAAAGCTGTATGTTGTTTATCTAATTTTAACAATACTGTCTGTGGAAAGCTAACTCTAACTGCCAGTAGTACCCCTTGTAACACTATAATACCAGATTTAGTTAAAGGTTTTGAAAATAAATTTCCAGATGTATCCTTTAATGTGTTAGAACAAAGTTCTGGAGAAGTACTAGATAATTTATTAAACTTTAACTCAGAAATTGGTATTATTGGAGATTTAATAAGCGATGATAAAATTAAAACTTACAAACTAGTAGAAGATAATTTGGTTTTAATATCCAATCCTAGCTTAAACATTCCTGACGAAATAGATGCAGAATCCATATCAAAATACAAATTTGTACTTAGAAAAAAATCTTCTGCCACAAGAAAAACCTTTGAAAATAATTTAAAAAAATCTGGTATTGACCCATCAACTCTAGAAGTTTGTTGTGAAGTTAATAATTTGGATACAATTTTTCAATTTGTAAAAACTGGTGTAGGTGTATCTGTTATTTCTGAAAAGGTTTATAATGGATACTTAGGATTAAATTCTATAAAGAAAAGTAAAATAACAAACCTAAATTTAAAAAGAAGCTTATATTTAGCAATCTGTTCTAAAAGAACTCTTACCCCTACAGCTAAAGCATTTTTCGATTTTTGCTTAGATTATTTTGATATACATAAAAGTAATCAGTAA
- a CDS encoding S8 family serine peptidase → MFSFKNKIEETLKIAIKNNYYKNYRVLIICTNLQKDIEKKVKLYKGRILRSIALCNCVCAYVSSRAIERLLEYPQVIYICLDPYAYICGNSVCSSNNVTLSERYSLTGENIGIGVVDTGVYPHTDLINPTNRIKSFLDLINNYNYPYDDNGHGTFISGVIAGNGSLSDGLYKGIAPKSHLCVVKAFNKLGKGFVSDILFGIETLINMREEFNIKIICLPFEVPYINYNILNLFSKIFNIALNNNIIIIVPSGHNGNNECSIQGISTLKSCITVGGIDTTSLEKKPYIYSSSGPFSNIEKPDLAAAAVNICSLNSNTNYISEKRGKKIYPRPLEEAYTNFTGTSCAAAYISGVCSLLFENNQELLFKDILSLMKVSCSLLPFSKWIQGAGIVDINKLLP, encoded by the coding sequence ATGTTTTCTTTTAAAAATAAAATTGAGGAAACTTTAAAAATAGCAATTAAAAATAACTACTATAAAAATTATAGAGTCCTTATTATTTGTACAAACCTTCAAAAGGATATAGAAAAAAAAGTTAAATTATACAAAGGCAGAATACTAAGATCCATAGCTTTATGTAATTGTGTTTGTGCTTATGTATCTTCTAGGGCTATTGAACGACTTTTAGAATATCCTCAAGTAATATATATATGTTTAGATCCTTATGCTTATATATGTGGAAATAGCGTATGTTCTTCTAATAATGTAACTTTATCGGAAAGATACTCTCTTACAGGAGAAAATATTGGAATAGGTGTTGTAGATACAGGTGTCTATCCTCATACAGATTTGATTAATCCTACTAATAGAATAAAAAGCTTTTTAGACTTAATAAATAACTATAATTATCCCTATGATGACAACGGACATGGTACCTTTATTTCTGGTGTTATAGCTGGAAATGGCTCCTTATCTGATGGACTTTATAAGGGCATTGCTCCTAAAAGCCATTTATGTGTAGTCAAAGCTTTTAATAAATTAGGAAAGGGATTTGTGTCTGACATATTGTTTGGAATTGAAACCTTAATAAATATGAGGGAAGAATTTAACATAAAAATTATTTGCCTTCCTTTTGAAGTTCCTTATATTAATTATAATATACTAAATTTATTTTCTAAAATTTTTAACATAGCCTTAAATAATAACATAATAATTATAGTACCTTCTGGCCATAATGGAAATAATGAATGTTCTATACAAGGTATTTCAACTTTAAAATCTTGTATAACCGTAGGAGGAATAGACACTACATCCTTAGAAAAAAAACCTTATATTTATTCTTCTTCTGGGCCTTTTTCAAATATAGAAAAACCTGATTTAGCTGCTGCAGCCGTTAACATATGTTCATTAAATTCTAATACAAATTATATATCTGAAAAAAGAGGTAAAAAAATATATCCAAGACCCCTTGAAGAAGCTTATACTAATTTTACTGGTACTTCTTGCGCTGCTGCATATATAAGCGGAGTTTGTAGCTTATTATTTGAAAATAATCAAGAACTTCTATTTAAAGATATACTATCTTTAATGAAGGTATCTTGTTCTCTTTTACCTTTTTCTAAATGGATTCAAGGAGCAGGTATTGTAGATATAAATAAACTTTTACCTTAA
- a CDS encoding LysR family transcriptional regulator — translation MNERKLRIFYEVAEKLNMTEVAEKLYISQPAVSQTILELENELGIKLFDRINRRLYLTNEGEIFLNYVRRILNMYDDSIRSLKDINSLKTGKLKIGASTTIGIYILPDIIGKFTKAYKGIDTSIAIENTKLISDMILENSIDFAFVEGPVYNEEIIKENFCNDELVFITSPEHPWSNKDKISIDEINKEKIIMREMGSGTREVFESYMTANNVNYNIAFELGNTEAIKKAVEAGLGISCISKRCIKNEINSNTLSWTKLKEFEIKRKLILIYHKDKFLSTLLKTFIKFALENV, via the coding sequence ATGAATGAAAGAAAGCTTAGAATATTTTATGAAGTAGCAGAAAAGCTTAATATGACAGAAGTGGCAGAAAAGTTATATATAAGTCAGCCAGCAGTTAGTCAAACTATACTAGAATTAGAGAATGAATTAGGGATTAAATTATTTGATAGAATAAACAGAAGATTATATTTAACAAATGAGGGTGAGATTTTTTTAAATTATGTAAGAAGAATTTTAAATATGTATGATGATTCCATAAGAAGTCTTAAGGATATTAATAGTTTAAAAACAGGAAAGCTTAAAATAGGAGCTAGTACCACTATTGGAATATATATTTTACCAGATATAATAGGCAAATTTACGAAAGCATATAAAGGTATAGATACATCTATAGCCATAGAGAATACTAAATTGATAAGTGATATGATATTAGAAAATAGTATCGATTTTGCATTTGTTGAGGGACCTGTATATAATGAGGAAATTATAAAAGAAAATTTTTGTAATGATGAATTAGTTTTTATAACCAGTCCAGAACATCCTTGGAGTAATAAAGATAAGATAAGTATAGATGAAATAAATAAAGAAAAAATAATAATGAGAGAAATGGGAAGTGGTACAAGGGAAGTTTTTGAAAGTTATATGACAGCTAATAATGTAAATTACAACATAGCTTTTGAATTAGGAAATACAGAAGCTATTAAGAAGGCTGTTGAAGCCGGATTAGGTATATCATGTATATCTAAAAGATGTATTAAAAATGAAATAAATAGTAATACATTATCATGGACAAAGTTAAAAGAGTTTGAAATAAAGAGAAAGCTTATACTTATATATCATAAAGATAAGTTTTTATCTACACTATTAAAAACTTTTATAAAATTTGCATTAGAAAATGTATAA
- a CDS encoding phosphoglycerate dehydrogenase: MSIKALFTYNYGKENMKKIENLGYDITIINEKEIQYKDQLKDIEVLVCYNPFNTLDISLMKNLKWIQLSSTGVDQVPKGLVLKNNIIVTNNNGGYSIPIAEWIVLKTLELLKNSKEFYKKQENKIWKLDTDLLELCGKTIGFIGTGSIAKESAKRFSAFDVNILGVNTKGRDVEYFNKCYTKDNIGEMVSKCDVVVVSIPYTKETENLVDENVLSSMKDGALFINISRGTIVDEEKLIENLELGKIKGAALDVFGEEPLLKDNPIWTLENVIITPHNSWISEKRNIRRFDIIYENLKKYKEGIELKSIVNMNRGY, from the coding sequence ATGAGTATAAAAGCATTGTTTACATATAATTATGGTAAAGAAAATATGAAAAAAATAGAAAACTTAGGTTATGATATAACTATAATAAACGAGAAAGAAATACAATATAAAGATCAGCTGAAAGATATAGAAGTTTTGGTTTGTTATAATCCTTTTAATACTTTAGATATATCACTTATGAAAAACTTAAAATGGATACAGCTTTCAAGCACAGGTGTAGATCAGGTACCTAAGGGCCTTGTTTTAAAAAATAATATTATAGTTACTAATAATAATGGAGGATATTCTATACCAATAGCAGAGTGGATTGTTTTAAAGACATTGGAACTTTTAAAAAATAGTAAGGAATTTTATAAAAAACAAGAAAATAAGATTTGGAAACTAGACACTGATTTATTAGAATTATGTGGAAAAACCATAGGATTTATAGGCACTGGAAGTATTGCAAAAGAATCGGCTAAAAGGTTTTCAGCCTTTGATGTTAATATATTAGGAGTTAACACAAAAGGAAGAGATGTAGAGTATTTTAATAAGTGCTATACTAAAGATAATATAGGAGAAATGGTTTCAAAATGTGATGTTGTGGTGGTAAGTATACCTTATACCAAAGAAACAGAAAATTTAGTAGATGAAAATGTATTAAGTAGTATGAAGGATGGAGCATTATTTATAAATATATCAAGGGGCACTATTGTAGACGAAGAAAAGCTTATAGAAAATTTAGAACTAGGAAAAATAAAAGGAGCAGCATTAGATGTATTTGGAGAGGAACCTTTACTTAAAGATAACCCTATTTGGACATTAGAAAATGTTATAATAACTCCTCATAATTCTTGGATTTCAGAAAAAAGAAATATTAGAAGATTTGATATAATATATGAAAACCTAAAAAAATATAAAGAGGGCATAGAATTAAAAAGCATTGTTAATATGAATAGAGGTTACTAA
- a CDS encoding acetyl-CoA carboxylase carboxyltransferase subunit alpha: MEDKNLIYNVKKYTSKNAWQRVTLARLKERPTALDYINIMFDDFIELHGDRSFSDDQSIVCGIGLLNNKSVTIIAQQKGKNIKDNIKRNFGMPKPEGYRKALRIMKQAEKFKRPIICFIDTPGAFCGIDAEERGQGEAIARNLLEMSRLKTVTLSTVIGEGGSGGALALGVADRVIMLENSIYSILSPEGFASILWKDASKAKEAAEVMKITAEDLKEFNIIDKIIKEPAGGAHKNLNKMAETLKENIINEIEILKKYPLDILLDKRYNKFRNMGVFSE, from the coding sequence ATGGAAGATAAAAACTTGATTTATAATGTAAAAAAATATACTTCTAAAAATGCTTGGCAAAGGGTAACATTGGCTAGATTAAAAGAAAGACCTACAGCTTTAGATTATATAAATATTATGTTTGATGATTTTATAGAATTACATGGAGATAGATCCTTTAGTGATGACCAATCTATAGTATGTGGTATAGGGTTATTGAACAATAAGAGTGTAACTATAATTGCTCAGCAAAAGGGTAAAAATATAAAAGACAATATAAAAAGAAATTTTGGTATGCCTAAGCCAGAAGGTTATAGAAAAGCTTTAAGAATAATGAAACAAGCAGAAAAGTTTAAAAGGCCAATTATATGTTTTATAGATACACCAGGAGCTTTCTGTGGAATAGATGCAGAAGAGAGAGGGCAAGGAGAAGCTATAGCAAGAAATTTATTAGAAATGTCAAGATTAAAGACTGTAACCTTATCTACAGTTATAGGGGAAGGTGGAAGTGGTGGTGCTTTAGCATTAGGAGTAGCAGATAGAGTAATAATGCTAGAGAACTCCATATATTCTATATTGTCACCAGAAGGCTTTGCAAGTATATTGTGGAAGGATGCATCTAAAGCAAAAGAGGCCGCAGAAGTGATGAAAATTACAGCAGAGGATCTAAAAGAATTTAATATAATAGATAAAATTATAAAGGAACCAGCAGGTGGAGCTCATAAGAATTTAAATAAAATGGCAGAAACCTTAAAAGAAAATATTATAAATGAAATAGAAATATTAAAAAAATATCCTTTGGATATACTTTTAGATAAAAGATATAATAAATTTAGAAACATGGGAGTATTTAGTGAATAA
- the accD gene encoding acetyl-CoA carboxylase, carboxyltransferase subunit beta, with product MLKNLFRKTKYITISQKNIENYKRENTPTIPDGMWVKCNKCGEILYQNDLEKNYMVCNLCGNHFRIGAKERIKYLFDKDTFKEWDYKVKTENPLEFQGYDEKIGHIKEKTNLSEAVTTGKGKIAGMEVVVCIMDSKFMMGSMGSVVGEKITRAIERAIELRLPVIIFTVSGGARMQEGILSLMQMAKVSSALAKLDEEGLLYICVLTDPTTGGVTASFAMLGDIILAEPDALIGFAGKRVIEQTINEKLPEDFQKSEFLLEHGFIDKIVPRYDLRKVLAKLINMHQNSF from the coding sequence ATGTTAAAAAATTTATTCAGAAAAACAAAATATATAACTATAAGTCAAAAAAATATAGAAAATTATAAAAGAGAAAATACTCCTACCATTCCAGATGGAATGTGGGTTAAATGTAATAAATGCGGAGAGATATTATACCAAAATGATTTAGAAAAAAATTATATGGTATGTAATTTATGTGGAAATCATTTTAGAATAGGAGCCAAAGAAAGAATAAAATATTTATTTGATAAAGATACCTTTAAAGAGTGGGATTATAAAGTTAAAACAGAAAATCCATTAGAATTTCAAGGCTATGATGAAAAGATAGGACATATAAAAGAAAAAACAAACTTAAGTGAAGCTGTTACCACAGGAAAGGGTAAGATAGCTGGCATGGAAGTTGTAGTATGTATAATGGACAGTAAATTTATGATGGGAAGTATGGGATCTGTTGTAGGAGAAAAAATAACTAGAGCTATAGAAAGAGCTATAGAGTTAAGATTGCCAGTTATAATATTTACTGTATCTGGTGGGGCAAGAATGCAGGAAGGAATATTATCTTTAATGCAAATGGCTAAAGTGAGCTCTGCACTAGCAAAATTAGATGAAGAAGGATTATTATATATATGTGTACTAACAGACCCTACTACAGGAGGGGTAACAGCTAGTTTTGCCATGCTTGGAGATATAATACTTGCTGAACCAGATGCATTAATAGGATTTGCAGGTAAGAGGGTAATAGAACAAACCATAAATGAAAAGTTACCAGAGGACTTTCAGAAATCCGAATTTTTATTAGAGCATGGTTTTATTGATAAAATAGTTCCAAGGTATGATTTAAGAAAAGTTTTAGCAAAGCTTATTAATATGCATCAAAATTCTTTTTAA
- a CDS encoding acetyl-CoA carboxylase biotin carboxylase subunit — translation MFKKILVANRGEIAVRIIRACREMGIETVAIYSEADKDALHVQLADEAVCIGPPSSKDSYLNMYNIISATVLTGSQAIHPGFGFLSENSKFANMCKDCNIVFIGPNSETIDKVGNKSNARDIMIKAGVPVIPGSNGVINNEEEALNIAEEIGYPVIVKASAGGGGRGIRIVHFKENMIKAFNTAKSEAKGAFGDDSMYVEKFIKNPRHIEFQILGDNYGNIIHLGERDCSLQRRNQKVLEEAPSPRMNEELRKRMGDVAIKAAKAVEYKNAGTIEFLLDEDGSFYFMEMNTRIQVEHPITEMVTGIDILKEQIKIAYGEKLNIKQKDIKIQGHAIECRINAEDYKNGFRPCPGKIENLYIPGGLGVRLDSSVYSGYTIPPYYDSMIGKLIAYGRNREETIQIMKRALGELIIEGVNTNIDFQFIILEDENFIKGEYTTKYIEKMLTDN, via the coding sequence GTGTTTAAAAAAATACTTGTGGCTAATAGAGGTGAGATTGCGGTTAGAATAATTAGAGCTTGTAGAGAAATGGGAATAGAAACTGTAGCTATATATTCAGAGGCAGATAAAGATGCTCTACATGTTCAATTGGCAGATGAGGCAGTTTGTATAGGGCCTCCTTCTTCAAAGGATAGTTATTTAAATATGTATAATATAATAAGTGCTACTGTATTAACAGGATCACAGGCTATCCATCCTGGTTTTGGGTTCCTATCTGAGAATAGTAAGTTTGCTAATATGTGTAAAGATTGTAATATAGTTTTTATAGGACCAAACAGCGAAACAATAGATAAAGTGGGAAATAAGTCCAATGCTAGAGATATAATGATAAAGGCAGGAGTGCCAGTTATTCCAGGTTCTAATGGAGTAATAAATAATGAAGAAGAAGCTTTAAATATAGCAGAAGAAATAGGCTACCCAGTAATTGTTAAAGCTTCAGCCGGTGGTGGCGGACGTGGAATAAGGATAGTCCATTTCAAGGAAAATATGATAAAAGCTTTTAACACTGCAAAGTCTGAAGCTAAAGGTGCTTTTGGTGATGATAGTATGTATGTAGAAAAATTCATAAAAAATCCAAGGCATATAGAATTTCAAATACTAGGGGATAACTATGGCAATATAATACACCTAGGAGAAAGAGATTGTTCTCTGCAAAGAAGAAATCAAAAGGTGTTAGAAGAAGCTCCATCTCCTCGTATGAATGAAGAATTAAGAAAAAGAATGGGTGATGTTGCTATAAAGGCAGCAAAGGCTGTTGAGTATAAAAATGCTGGCACTATAGAATTCTTACTAGATGAAGATGGAAGTTTTTATTTTATGGAAATGAATACAAGAATACAAGTAGAACATCCAATAACAGAAATGGTAACAGGAATAGATATTTTAAAAGAACAAATAAAAATAGCTTATGGAGAAAAATTAAATATAAAACAAAAAGATATAAAAATACAAGGGCATGCTATTGAATGTAGAATAAATGCAGAAGACTATAAAAATGGATTTAGACCTTGTCCTGGAAAAATAGAAAATTTATACATCCCAGGAGGCTTGGGTGTAAGATTAGATAGTTCAGTATATTCAGGATATACTATACCTCCATACTATGACTCTATGATAGGTAAACTTATAGCTTATGGGAGGAATAGAGAAGAAACTATACAAATTATGAAAAGAGCATTAGGAGAACTGATTATAGAAGGTGTAAACACCAATATAGATTTTCAGTTTATTATATTAGAAGATGAAAATTTTATAAAGGGAGAATACACTACAAAATATATAGAAAAAATGCTAACTGACAATTAG
- the fabZ gene encoding 3-hydroxyacyl-ACP dehydratase FabZ, which produces MEKFLDINEIKKIIPHRYPFLLVDKITELEEGKIAVGYKNVTANEYFFNGHFPEEPVMPGVLIIEALAQVGAVAILSKEEFKGKIAYFGGINKAKFRKKVIPGDVLKLSIELTKIKGVAGVGKAVATVDGKVAAEAELLFVIGK; this is translated from the coding sequence ATGGAGAAATTTTTAGATATAAATGAAATAAAAAAAATTATTCCTCATAGATATCCATTTTTATTGGTAGATAAAATAACTGAACTAGAAGAAGGTAAAATAGCAGTTGGATATAAAAATGTTACAGCTAATGAATACTTTTTTAATGGACATTTTCCAGAAGAGCCAGTAATGCCTGGAGTTTTAATTATAGAAGCATTAGCACAGGTTGGAGCTGTTGCTATTTTAAGCAAAGAAGAATTCAAAGGCAAAATAGCTTATTTTGGAGGAATAAATAAGGCTAAGTTCAGAAAAAAAGTAATACCAGGAGATGTTTTAAAACTTAGTATAGAGCTTACTAAAATAAAGGGCGTTGCAGGAGTTGGTAAGGCTGTGGCTACTGTAGATGGCAAAGTAGCTGCAGAGGCTGAATTATTATTTGTAATAGGAAAATAA